From Agelaius phoeniceus isolate bAgePho1 chromosome 27, bAgePho1.hap1, whole genome shotgun sequence, one genomic window encodes:
- the DAXX gene encoding LOW QUALITY PROTEIN: death domain-associated protein 6 (The sequence of the model RefSeq protein was modified relative to this genomic sequence to represent the inferred CDS: deleted 1 base in 1 codon), whose translation MARQQRLLPGPGSGKESAANSPGSRAATTGLKGRGLGPRLTLRWRRPARRRGSPDEAARRDWQAGVTTPLSLYGVMAAPAPPGRRGAALPVLRSPPADHAPLPAMAAPPQPIIVLDDDEEERGPAPSPPGPSPSPSPAPSPAPPPPPGMATPPPNGAGGGGAGPSGRRTSGSSSRWAQVVSGVFQVWSQVCLGVLRCVQCAPLTQEHPEVLPFLSSRHLRAHPDFRGSAEFRNILGRLLRRVRGRRRKVYVYINELCTVLKARALRRRLPLRALPGARPCPHGTFQSPHCSAQCPHCSAQCPQGAPQHPDEPSRTRPVHPRARPARPSTLEGAEPSQCAPSSSQCPAGDPSQCPGGPSQCPSAPSQCPSAPSQCPSASSSDPSAPSQYPNGSSWCSSASSQYPKTSSQHPGALSANPSNSSQHPSASSQHPSASSQCPNASSQYPGGPSQYPGGPPSNPSAPSQCPEGAPSNPNAPSQHPNAPSQYPSTQSQHPSAPSQHPNAPSQHPNAPSQYPNTPSQYPSAPSQHPSTQSQHPGAQSQHPGAQSQQPEPGGGRRAGGSRRQIRHLEHLLRVYAGEIRRLQERELDLAELDSADSPYLQENRLKRRMMRIFRRLCQLKDCSSLTGRVLEQRIRFRGTRYPEVNRSIERFINRPDAFPDYSDILREIRGASARHRLGLGRRQMENMAQEAFREVGNRLQERRHLDLVYNFGSHLTDEYRPGTDPALSDPELAQRLRRNRRLALARLDDVIARFAQRQERHRERGRRHREPRGTETDTGKQAPGTGNRAERKRTRGNRKKKEEEEEEEEEEEEEEEEEDEEEEEEDEEDEEEEEEEEEEEEEEEEGESSEAEGRVKVKEEEETEEEEEEEEGREATAAAQGAADPGVPALPLPPPLAEGEGRGPEGGGPEPLPPPKPELFVLEIETFPLEPGETPPPSPPPSPPPALGGSEATPKATPPSPRGHAPPPLPPDLGGARRRPSPPSPPRPISSTSLNGGGGAGGGGGRGRDPAHPHPGPPPRKRNRTEPGSLALPEGVSEVGEGPDVGGAPPSPLPDSTRADSPGGDLVSSSQGSPPAGDPKTCKTSVGTQCDPEEIIVLSDSD comes from the exons ATGGcgcggcagcagcggctgctccccggccccggcagcggcaAGGAGAGCGCCGCGAACAGCCCGGGAAGCCGCGCGGCAACAACGGGGTTAAAGGGGCGGGGTCTCGGGCCGCGCCTCACGTTAAGATGGCGGCGCCCGGCTCGGCGGCGCGGATCCCCGGATGAGGCGGCGCGCCGCGATTGGCAGGCGGGGGTGACCACGCCCCTTTCTTTGTACGGTGTCATGGCGGCGCCCGCTCCGCCGGGCCGGCGCGGGGCGGCACTTCCGGTCCTGCGCA gcccccccGCTGACCACGCCCCTCTCCCCGCCATGGCCGCGCCCCCTCAGCCAATCATTGTCCTGGATGACGACGAGGAGGAgcgaggccccgccccctccccgccaggcccctccccttccccaagCCCCGCCCCAAGTCCAGCCCCTCCCCCACCGCCCGGCATGGCCACGCCCCCCCCGAACGGGGCTGGGGGCGGAGGGGCGGGGCCTTCTGGGAGGAGAACGAGCGGCTCTTCCAGCAG GTGGGCCCAAGTGGTCTCAGGTGTGTTCCAGGTGTGGTCTCaggtgtgcctgggtgtgctCAG gtgtgtccag TGCGCGCCGCTGACGCAGGAGCACCCCGAGGTGCTGCCCTTCCTGAGCTCGCGCCACCTGCGCGCCCACCCCGACTTCCGGGGCTCGGCCGAGTTCCGGAACATTCTGGGGCGGCTGCTGCGGCGCGTGCGGGGCCGGCGCCGCAAGGTCTACGTGTACATCAACGAGCTCTGCACCGTGCTCAAGGCGCGGGCGCTGCGCCGCCGCCTGCCCCTGCGCGCCCTGCCCGGCGCCcgcccctgtccccatggaaccTTCCAGAGTCCCCATTGCTcagcccagtgtccccattgctcagcccagtgtccccagggggCGCCCCAGCACCCTGAT GAACCTTCCAGAACCCGCCCAGTTCATCCCCGTGCCCGCCCGGCTCGTCCCAGCACCCTCGAGGGAGCTGAGCCATCCCAGTGCGcccccagttcatcccagtgtCCGGCTGGGGATCCCTCCCAGTGTCCTGGGggtccatcccagtgtcccagtgccccatcccagtgtcccagtgccccatcccagtgccccagcGCTTCCTCCAGCGATCCCAGTGCTCCCTCCCAGTATcccaatggttcatcctggtgCTCCAGCGCCTCATCCCAGTATCCCAAAACCTCCTCCCAGCATCCCGGCGCTTTATCCGCCAATCCCAGCAAttcatcccagcatcccagtgcctcatcccagcatcccagcgCCTCCTCCCAGTGTCCCAATGCTTCTTCCCAGTATCCTGGGGGTCCATCCCAGTATCCTGGGGGTCCACCCAGCAATCCCAGtgccccatcccagtgtcccgAGGGTGCACCCAGCAATCCCaatgctccatcccagcaccccaATGCTCCATCCCAGTATCCCAGCAcccaatcccagcatcccagcgctccatcccagcatcccaatgctccatcccagcaccccaACGCTCCATCCCAGTACCCCAACACTCCATCCCAGTACCCCAGcgctccatcccagcaccccaGCACCCAGTCCCAGCACCCCGGCGCCCAGTCCCAGCACCCCGGCGCCCAGTCCCAGCAGCCGGAGCCCGGCGGGGGCCGTCGCGCGGGCGGCTCGCGGCGGCAGATCcggcacctggagcacctgcTGCGCGTCTACGCGGGCGAGATCCGGCGGCTGCAGGAGCGCGAGCTGGACCTGGCCGAGCTGGACAGCGCCGACTCGCCGTACCTGCAGGAGAACCGCCTcaagaggaggatgatgaggatcTTCCGCCGCCTGTGCCAGCTCAAGGACTGCAGCAGCCTGACGGGCAGGGTGCTGGAGCAGCGGATCCGCTTCCGGGGCACGCGCTACCCCGAGGTGAACCGCAGCATCGAGCGCTTCATCAACCGGCCCGACGCCTTCCCCGACTACTCGGACATCCTGCGCGAGATCCGCGGCGCCAGCGCGCGGCACCGCCTGGGGCTGGGCCGGCGGCAGATGGAGAACATGGCCCAGGAGGCCTTCAGGGAGGTGGGGAACCGCCTGCAGGAGCGGCGCCACCTCGACCTCGTCTACAACTTCGGGAGTCACCTCACCGACGAGTACCGGCCAG GCACGGACCCGGCGCTGTCGGACCCCGAGCTGGCGCAGCGGCTGCGGCGGAACCGGCGCCTGGCCCTGGCCCGGCTGGACGACGTCATCGCCCGGTTCGCACAGCGCCAGGAGCGGCACCGGGAGCGGGGGCGACGGCACCGGGAACCGCGCGGAACGGAAACGGACACGGGGAAACAGG CACCGGGCACCGGGAACCGCGCGGAACGGAAACGGACACGGGGAAACAGG aaaaagaaagaggaagaggaggaggaggaagaggaggaggaggaggaagaagaagaggaagacgaggaagaggaggaggaagacgaagaagatgaggaggaagaggaggaggaagaggaggaggaggaggaggaagaggaaggagaatcCTCCGAGGCCGAAGGGCGGGTGAAGgtcaaggaggaggaggagacggaggaggaggaggaggaggaggaaggaagagaagCAACGGCAGCGGCacagg GTGCGGCCGATCCGGGGGTCCCAGCgctgcccctccccccccccttGGCCGAGGGGGAGGGGCGGGGTCCCGAGGGGGGCGGTCCCgagcccctccccccccccaagCCCGAGCTGTTCGTGCTGGAAATCGAAACTTTCCCATTGGAGCCCGGCGAGACCCCGCCCCCTTCCCcgcccccctcccctcccccggCCCTGGGCGGCTCCGAGGCCACGCCCAAAGCCACGCCCCCCTCCCCCCGAGGCCACGCCCCTCCCCCACTCCCGCCGGATCTGGGCGGGGCTCGCAGgcgcccctcccccccctccccccccaggCCCATCAGCTCCACCTCCCTCAacggggggggaggggcggggggagggggggggaggggccgcgACCCCGCCCACCcccacccaggacccccccccAGGAAACGGAACCGGACGGAGCCGGGAAG cctggccctgcccgaGGGGGTCTCGGAGGTGGGGGAGGGGCCGGATGTGGGGGgcgcccccccctcccccctgccCGACTCCACCCGCGCCGACTCCCCCGGGGGGGACCTGGTGAGCTCCTCCCAGGGGAGCCCCCCCgcgggggaccccaaaacctgcaag ACGAGCGTGGGAACCCAGTGCGACCCCGAGGAGATCATCGTGCTCTCGGACTCGGATTAG